Genomic window (Pradoshia sp. D12):
CGGATGAGGGGTTTGCCCAAACAATCAAGGATATCAGCCAGCATTATGGAGCTGTCCCAGTAGATATGCGACCAGTCTTTAAACAGTCGCCATTATCGATTTCTGAATTAACAAAGGACTCCGTTCATCCAAATGGAAAAGGGTACTCTTTATATGCGAATGAAATCTTTAACACCCTTAGTACATTGGATCACGCACAAAAATCAGTGACTCTGCCTAAAGCCAAATATATTCAAAACGAGTATCAATTAAAAATGAATGGTCGATACAATTATAATAACGGGTTTACGAAACATAATGGATTTCTCCATTCAAATAAAGAAAAGAGTCAATTAATCTATCAATTTAATGGACCAATTGTTGGCGCCGTTTTATTTCGCGGTCCAGATGGTGGTACGGCGAATATTTATATAGATGATCAATTTCATAGTACCATCAGTACTTGGTGGCCCTTTCAAAAAGAAAGATATATTTATCTGGCCAATAACCTCGGGGAAGGTACACATGAACTAAAGATTGTTCCTACCGGACTTCAAAGTAAATACAATTCAACGAACGAATCTTATATTAGGATTTCTGGGATACTTGAAAAGGATAAAGATTAATAAGGAACTACTGTTTGTTACGGTTTCTCTTTTTGAATTTAGAATCTCAATTCATTTTCCACTAGAAAAAATAACACGTAACAGCAAAAGAGGAAGCGAATATGCTTCCTCTTTTCAATTACTTTTCACCGCAAAAGCAATACTCATATTTACAAAAATTCATCCTGTGCTTCAAAAATGTTTGAAAAAATCCCATTTGTTCTTTTTCTATTTTAAAGTAGCCTGTAACTGGATGCT
Coding sequences:
- a CDS encoding SGNH/GDSL hydrolase family protein — protein: MGVNRIFKRKQGLLLVVMVATGLLFFFSFNVFYSKSQTQGLMDKLENGQKIRYLVLGDSIGRGSGAEKPELTWFSQLENMIHEKYGSKMNGQYIVQSGATSFEGIYKLQETKVSPYTDLIFIVFGENDRKYMLKDDFAELYENLIRHAKISAPQANVITVIESSLPDEGFAQTIKDISQHYGAVPVDMRPVFKQSPLSISELTKDSVHPNGKGYSLYANEIFNTLSTLDHAQKSVTLPKAKYIQNEYQLKMNGRYNYNNGFTKHNGFLHSNKEKSQLIYQFNGPIVGAVLFRGPDGGTANIYIDDQFHSTISTWWPFQKERYIYLANNLGEGTHELKIVPTGLQSKYNSTNESYIRISGILEKDKD